In Apium graveolens cultivar Ventura chromosome 10, ASM990537v1, whole genome shotgun sequence, the following are encoded in one genomic region:
- the LOC141692892 gene encoding SKP1-like protein 1B: MSSASKMIMLRSSDNETFELEEAVAVESQTIKHMIEDECADSAIPVPNVTGNILAKVIEYCKKHVESSKDDNELKTFDQEFVKVDQQALFDLILAANYLNIKSLLDLTCQTVADMIKGKSPEEIRKTFNIKNDFTPEEEEEVRRENAWAFE; this comes from the coding sequence ATGTCTTCTGCATCAAAGATGATCATGCTAAGGAGTTCCGACAACGAGACTTTCGAGTTGGAAGAAGCAGTTGCTGTTGAGTCTCAGACAATCAAACATATGATTGAAGATGAATGTGCAGACTCAGCTATTCCTGTTCCCAATGTAACCGGTAATATCTTGGCTAAGGTTATTGAGTATTGTAAGAAACATGTCGAGTCTTCGAAAGATGATAATGAACTCAAGACCTTTGATCAGGAGTTTGTTAAGGTTGATCAGCAGGCTCTTTTTGATCTTATTTTGGCTGCAAATTATCTCAACATCAAGAGCCTTCTCGACTTGACTTGTCAGACAGTTGCGGATATGATCAAAGGCAAGAGCCCCGAGGAGATCAGGAAGACTTTTAACATCAAGAATGATTTCACTCCTGAGGAAGAGGAGGAGGTTCGTAGGGAGAATGCCTGGGCTTTCGAATAA
- the LOC141690106 gene encoding WD repeat-containing protein WDS homolog isoform X2 yields the protein MIHVLMENLSTDLDQKGLIKKHEFIRVIIQCLYSLGYEESAACLESEANVSYKSAELKLLESQILGANWDDCLDTLYGIKDLTDEVRASAVFLVFKQCLLEILSRGDDSMALSLLRKQISSLNLGKEKVHKLAFGMLSGKKMEKVEDHVICELRKRLLTKLEEVLPPPIALPERRLERLVEMAVSAQIDSCMYHSSIDAVTICEDHQCGRDQIPTETYQILTDHKNEVWFVQFSNNGQYLASSSSDCSAILWAVMDDGELRLKHTLQSHQNPVSFVAWSPDDTMLLTCGNAEVLKMWDVETGTCKHTFGDQGFIVSSCSWFPDSKRLVCGSCDPEKGIYMWDTDGNEIKAWRGMRMPKVLDLAVTPDGESLITIFSEKEIRVLNLVTNDERVISEEHAITSLSVSGDSKFLLVNLNSQEIHMWDIAGTWAKPLKYKGHMQNKYVIRSCFGGFNSNFIASGSEDSHVYIWNRRSSDPLEILVGHSMTVNCVSWNPKRPNLLASASDDQTIRIWGPCSSDNRKP from the exons ATGATCCATGTGTTAATGGAGAATTTGTCGACTGATCTTGACCAAAAAGGCTTAATCAAGAAGCATGAGTTTATTAGGGTGATTATTCAGTGTTTGTATTCTTTAGGGTATGAAGAGTCTGCTGCTTGTTTAGAATCAGAAGCAAATGTTTCGTACAAATCTGCGGAGCTTAAACTTCTTGAATCTCAAATTCTTGGTGCTAACTGGGATGACTGTTTAGATACTCTGTATGGAATTAAGGATTTGACAGATGAAGTAAGAGCTTCAGCAGTGTTTCTTGTCTTTAAGCAGTGTTTGTTAGAGATTTTGAGTAGAGGGGATGATTCAATGGCGTTGTCTCTTTTGCGGAAACAGATTTCCAGTTTAAATCTGGGCAAAGAGAAGGTTCATAAACTTGCTTTTGGGATGCTTTCAGGGAAGAAGATGGAAAAAGTTGAAGATCATGTCATATGTGAGTTAAGAAAAAGATTGTTAACAAAATTGGAAGAAGTGCTTCCACCACCCATTGCACTGCCTGAGAGAAGGCTGGAACGCTTAGTGGAAATGGCAGTTAGCGCACAAATAGATTCATGCATGTATCACAGTTCTATTGATGCAGTGACTATTTGTGAGGACCATCAATGTGGTCGAGATCAAATTCCTACAGAAACTTATCAG ATTTTGACCGACCACAAGAATGAAGTTTGGTTTGTCCAATTCTCGAATAATGGGCAGTATTTGGCCTCATCAAGTAGTGACTGCTCAGCCATTCTCTGGGCG GTCATGGATGATGGTGAATTGAGACTGAAGCACACCCTGCAAAGCCATCAGAATCCTGTGTCCTTTGTAGCTTGGAGCCCTGATGACACTATGTTGCTCACATGTGGAAATGCAGAAGTCCTTAAAATGTGGGATGTGGAAACAGGTACATGCAAGCACACATTTGGTGATCAAGGCTTCATTGTTAGCTCTTGTTCGTGGTTCCCTGATTCAAAGCGACTCGTGTGTGGCAGCTGTGACCCTGAAAAGGGAATATACATGTGGGACACTGATGGCAATGAGATTAAGGCTTGGAGAGGCATGAGGATGCCCAAGGTTTTGGATCTTGCTGTGACTCCCGATGGAGAAAGTCTAATCACCATTTTTTCAGAAAAAGAAATTCGAGTTTTAAACCTGGTGACAAATGATGAGCGTGTCATCTCTGAAGAGCATGCGATCACTTCTCTTTCTGTATCAGGAGATAGTAAGTTTCTTCTGGTAAATCTCAACAGCCAAGAGATTCATATGTGGGATATTGCTGGCACATGGGCTAAACCCTTGAAGTACAAGGGCCACATGCAAAACAAATATGTGATACGATCTTGCTTTGGCGGGTTCAATAGCAATTTTATTGCTAGTGGCAGTGAGGATTCACAT GTTTACATATGGAATAGACGTAGTTCTGATCCGCTGGAGATCTTGGTTGGTCATTCGATGACTGTAAATTGTGTGAGCTGGAATCCTAAGAGACCAAATCTGTTAGCATCAGCAAGTGACGATCAAACAATTCGAATATGGGGACCTTGCAGTTCTGATAATAGGAAGCCTTGA
- the LOC141690106 gene encoding WD repeat-containing protein WDS homolog isoform X1, producing the protein MIHVLMENLSTDLDQKGLIKKHEFIRVIIQCLYSLGYEESAACLESEANVSYKSAELKLLESQILGANWDDCLDTLYGIKDLTDEVRASAVFLVFKQCLLEILSRGDDSMALSLLRKQISSLNLGKEKVHKLAFGMLSGKKMEKVEDHVICELRKRLLTKLEEVLPPPIALPERRLERLVEMAVSAQIDSCMYHSSIDAVTICEDHQCGRDQIPTETYQGQEHRSAFIRSMELWNSVMVASHRILTDHKNEVWFVQFSNNGQYLASSSSDCSAILWAVMDDGELRLKHTLQSHQNPVSFVAWSPDDTMLLTCGNAEVLKMWDVETGTCKHTFGDQGFIVSSCSWFPDSKRLVCGSCDPEKGIYMWDTDGNEIKAWRGMRMPKVLDLAVTPDGESLITIFSEKEIRVLNLVTNDERVISEEHAITSLSVSGDSKFLLVNLNSQEIHMWDIAGTWAKPLKYKGHMQNKYVIRSCFGGFNSNFIASGSEDSHVYIWNRRSSDPLEILVGHSMTVNCVSWNPKRPNLLASASDDQTIRIWGPCSSDNRKP; encoded by the exons ATGATCCATGTGTTAATGGAGAATTTGTCGACTGATCTTGACCAAAAAGGCTTAATCAAGAAGCATGAGTTTATTAGGGTGATTATTCAGTGTTTGTATTCTTTAGGGTATGAAGAGTCTGCTGCTTGTTTAGAATCAGAAGCAAATGTTTCGTACAAATCTGCGGAGCTTAAACTTCTTGAATCTCAAATTCTTGGTGCTAACTGGGATGACTGTTTAGATACTCTGTATGGAATTAAGGATTTGACAGATGAAGTAAGAGCTTCAGCAGTGTTTCTTGTCTTTAAGCAGTGTTTGTTAGAGATTTTGAGTAGAGGGGATGATTCAATGGCGTTGTCTCTTTTGCGGAAACAGATTTCCAGTTTAAATCTGGGCAAAGAGAAGGTTCATAAACTTGCTTTTGGGATGCTTTCAGGGAAGAAGATGGAAAAAGTTGAAGATCATGTCATATGTGAGTTAAGAAAAAGATTGTTAACAAAATTGGAAGAAGTGCTTCCACCACCCATTGCACTGCCTGAGAGAAGGCTGGAACGCTTAGTGGAAATGGCAGTTAGCGCACAAATAGATTCATGCATGTATCACAGTTCTATTGATGCAGTGACTATTTGTGAGGACCATCAATGTGGTCGAGATCAAATTCCTACAGAAACTTATCAG GGTCAGGAGCATCGAAGTGCATTTATACGGAGTATGGAACTCTGGAACTCAGTGATGGTTGCAAGTCACCGG ATTTTGACCGACCACAAGAATGAAGTTTGGTTTGTCCAATTCTCGAATAATGGGCAGTATTTGGCCTCATCAAGTAGTGACTGCTCAGCCATTCTCTGGGCG GTCATGGATGATGGTGAATTGAGACTGAAGCACACCCTGCAAAGCCATCAGAATCCTGTGTCCTTTGTAGCTTGGAGCCCTGATGACACTATGTTGCTCACATGTGGAAATGCAGAAGTCCTTAAAATGTGGGATGTGGAAACAGGTACATGCAAGCACACATTTGGTGATCAAGGCTTCATTGTTAGCTCTTGTTCGTGGTTCCCTGATTCAAAGCGACTCGTGTGTGGCAGCTGTGACCCTGAAAAGGGAATATACATGTGGGACACTGATGGCAATGAGATTAAGGCTTGGAGAGGCATGAGGATGCCCAAGGTTTTGGATCTTGCTGTGACTCCCGATGGAGAAAGTCTAATCACCATTTTTTCAGAAAAAGAAATTCGAGTTTTAAACCTGGTGACAAATGATGAGCGTGTCATCTCTGAAGAGCATGCGATCACTTCTCTTTCTGTATCAGGAGATAGTAAGTTTCTTCTGGTAAATCTCAACAGCCAAGAGATTCATATGTGGGATATTGCTGGCACATGGGCTAAACCCTTGAAGTACAAGGGCCACATGCAAAACAAATATGTGATACGATCTTGCTTTGGCGGGTTCAATAGCAATTTTATTGCTAGTGGCAGTGAGGATTCACAT GTTTACATATGGAATAGACGTAGTTCTGATCCGCTGGAGATCTTGGTTGGTCATTCGATGACTGTAAATTGTGTGAGCTGGAATCCTAAGAGACCAAATCTGTTAGCATCAGCAAGTGACGATCAAACAATTCGAATATGGGGACCTTGCAGTTCTGATAATAGGAAGCCTTGA
- the LOC141691089 gene encoding uncharacterized protein LOC141691089, producing the protein MNKVLGQVDKKGGRLYPWLIRGFQKALNDFDLHDMELQGYPYTWERGHGTDRWVEIRLDRALVSTSWSDIFKDAMLVDLKCSTSNHCPILLEPKTVMNVTRNRKLKFENAWLREPVCRQIVQDSWNRHQYASLYEKTSTCLEDVSARGHEFTENFKQRISHWRKVINSTKGSRNVEAVKRFQE; encoded by the coding sequence ATGAACAAAGTATTAGGACAAGTTGATAAGAAGGGTGGTAGGTTGTATCCATGGCTGATTCGTGGTTTCCAGAAAGCCCTAAATGACTTTGACCTTCATGACATGGAGTTACAAGGGTACCCATACACATGGGAGAGGGGCCACGGGACTGATAGGTGGGTTGAGATCCGTCTGGATCGTGCATTAGTATCAACTTCATGGTCAGACATCTTCAAAGATGCCATGTTAGTAGATCTAAAGTGTTCAACGTCAAACCATTGCCCAATTCTTTTAGAACCAAAAACTGTTATGAATGTAACTCGTAATAGAAAGCTGAAGTTTGAAAATGCATGGTTAAGAGAACCGGTATGTAGACAGATAGTGCAAGATTCTTGGAATAGGCATCAGTATGCTTCTTTATATGAAAAAACCAGTACCTGCTTGGAGGATGTCTCAGCCCGGGGTCATGAGTTCACTGAAAATTTCAAGCAGAGAATTTCACATTGGAGGAAAGTTATCAATAGTACAAAAGGGAGCAGAAACGTGGAAGCAGTAAAAAGATTTCAGGAATGA